A stretch of DNA from Hydrogenophaga sp. SL48:
AACTCGGTCAGCACCAGCACGCCGTCACCGGTCGCCACGCGGATGCCGTCGGCGCCCGCCGACAGCACCTGGCCGGGCACGCCCGCAGCGCCGACGCCGTCAGCGTGCACGGCCCAGACCTTGATCGCCTCGCCCGCCAGCGCCGTTGCGGCGCCCGGGGCCGGGTTGAAGGCCCGAACCCGCCGCCCGATCTCCTCTGCGGGCAGCGTCCAGTCGATGGTGGCTTCGGCCTTCTCGATCTTGTGCGCGTAGGTCACCCCCTCGACTGGCTGCTTTTCAGCGGCCAATCCGCCACAGGCGGCCAGCTCCAGCGCCTCGACGATCAGGCGACCGCCCAGCGTGGCCAACCGGTCGTGCAGGCTGCCGGTGGTGTCGTCGGCGCCGATGGCCAGCCGTTCCATCAGCAGCATGTCGCCGGTGTCCAGGCCCGCGTCCATCTGCATGACGGTCACGCCGGTCTGCACATCGCCCGCCTCGATGGCGCGGTGGATGGGCGCCGCGCCGCGCCAGCGCGGCAGGAGGGAAGCGTGGATGTTGAGACATCCCTTCACGGGCGCATCGAGCACCCACTGCGGCAGGATCAGTCCGTAAGCGGCGACCACCATGGCATCGGCTTTCGCGGAAAGAATGGCTTCGCGCGCGGCGGTGGCGTCCTCGGGGTATTTGCCGTCCAGCCGCAGGCTGCGCGGCTGCGCCACCGCGATGCCGTGTTCCAGCGCGCACTGCTTGACCGGCGACGCCTGCAGCTTCATGCCACGGCCAGCCGGTCGATCGGGCTGGGTCAGCACCAATGGGATCTCGAACCCCGCCGCGATCAGGCGCTCCAGCGCCACACGGGCGAACGCCGGCGTGCCGGCGAAGACCACACGCATGGCCGTCATGCCTTCTGCGCTTCGCGTTGCGATTTCAGCAACTTGCCTTTGATCCGGTTGCGTTTGAGCGGCGAAAGGTATTCCACGAACACCTTGCCCATCAGGTGGTCCATCTCGTGCTGGATGCACACGGCCAGCATGCCCTCGGCCTCGATCACGCGGCTGTGTCCCTCGGCATCCTGGGCCCGCACCTTCACGGCAATGGAACGCTCCACACCGTCGTAGATGCCCGGCACCGACAGGCAACCCTC
This window harbors:
- the fmt gene encoding methionyl-tRNA formyltransferase, with the protein product MRVVFAGTPAFARVALERLIAAGFEIPLVLTQPDRPAGRGMKLQASPVKQCALEHGIAVAQPRSLRLDGKYPEDATAAREAILSAKADAMVVAAYGLILPQWVLDAPVKGCLNIHASLLPRWRGAAPIHRAIEAGDVQTGVTVMQMDAGLDTGDMLLMERLAIGADDTTGSLHDRLATLGGRLIVEALELAACGGLAAEKQPVEGVTYAHKIEKAEATIDWTLPAEEIGRRVRAFNPAPGAATALAGEAIKVWAVHADGVGAAGVPGQVLSAGADGIRVATGDGVLVLTELQRAGGKRLPAADFLRGFPLVPGQVLDAAMKAAG